GCCACGTTCTCCAGCGCCGCCTGGTAGACCAGCGACTCGACGTAGCGCGTGAGCACGTCATCGAGCAGCTGTTCGGCATCGGGCTCGTAGAGGTAGTCCCAGTACTTCAACATGGGCTCGTCCTCGGTCGGCGGCAGCGGCAGCACCGGCTCGGCCACGGACTTCTGGGTCATCGTGTTAATGAACTGGTTGTAGCACAGGTAGACGCGATCGATCTCGCCTTCCCGGTAGCCGTCAAGCACCACCTTGATCGAGCCGATCAGGTCCTCGAGCCGCGGCCGCTCGCCCAGGTCCTGGGTGGCCGCCGAAACGTCCACCTTCAGGCGCCGGAAGAACTGCGCCGCCTTGCGACCGATCAGCACCGTGGTGACGCCCACGTCCTGCTCCTGCCACTGGCGGAACTCGCCCAGCAGGGTGCGGAACAGGTTGTTGTTCAGGCCGCCGCACAGGCCACGGTCGGTCGCGATCACCACATAGGCCACACGCTTGATGTTTTCTCGCTCGACCGTGAAGGGGTGGCGGTACTCGGGGTTGGCATGGGCCAGGTGGCCGATGACCTGGCGCATCATGCGCGCGTAGGGCCGCGAGGCCTCCATGCGATCGGTGGCCTTGCGGATCTTGCTGGCCGAGACCATCTCGAGCGCACGGGTGACCTTGCGCGTGTTCTTGACGCTCTTGATCTGGCCGACGATTTCTCTTGATCCGCTCATATGACTCTCAGTGTCCTGTTGGCTCTTTGAAGCCGCTTACCAGCTGCCCGTCTTCTTGAACTCGTCGCAGGCGGCCTTGAGCTCGTCCTTGAGCTCGTCGTTCCAGTCGCCCTTGTCGTTGATCCTGTTCATCAGGTCTGCGTGGCTGCTGTTCATGTAGTCGCGCAGCGCGGCCTCGAAGTCCGTGACCTTGTTCAGCGGCAGATCATCGAGATAGCCCTCGTTGCCGGCAAACAGGCTGACCGCCATTTCGGCCACCGACAGCGGCGTGTACTGCGGCTGCTTCATCAGCTCGGTGATGCGCTGGCCGCGCTCGAGCTGCTTGCGGGTCGACTCGTCGAGATCGGAGGCGAACTGCGAGAAGGCCGCCAGCTCGCGATACTGGGCCAGCGCCAGGCGCACACCGCCGCCGAGCTTCTTGATGACTTTGGTCTGGGCCGAGCCACCAACGCGCGAGACCGACAGGCCGGCGTTGATGGCCGGACGGATGCCGGCGTTGAACAAGTCGGTCTCCAAAAAGATCTGGCCGTCGGTAATCGAGATGACGTTGGTCGGCACGAACGCGGACACATCGCCGGCCTGGGTCTCGATGATCGGCAGGGCGGTCAGGGAACCGGTCTTGCCCTTGACCTCGCCGTTGGTCTTCTTCTCGACGAAATCGGCGTTCACGCGCGAGGCGCGCTCGAGCAGACGCGAATGGAGATAGAAAACGTCGCCCGGGTAGGCTTCACGGCCCGGCGGACGACGCAACAGCAGGGAAACCTGGCGATAGGCCCAGGCCTGCTTGGTCAGGTCGTCGTAGACGATCAGGGCGTCTTCGCCGCGATCCCGGAAGTACTCGCCCATAGCGCAGCCGGCATAGGGGGCGATGTACTGCAGCGCGGCCGAGTCGGACGCGTTGGCGGCCACCACGATGGTGTGTTCCATCGCGCCGTGTTCTTCGAGCTTGCGTACCACGGCGGCCACCGAGGACGCCTTCTGACCAATGGCAACGTACACGCACTTGATGCCCTTGCCCTTCTGGTTGATGATCGCGTCGATCGCCACGGCCGTCTTGCCGGTCTGGCGGTCACCGATGATCAGCTCGCGCTGACCGCGGCCGATCGGCACCATCGAATCGATCGACTTCAGTCCGGTCTGGACCGGCTGGTCGACGCTCTGGCGGGCGATCACGCCCGGCGCGATCTTCTCGATCGGCTCGCTGTGGTCGGTGTCGATCGGGCCGTTGCCGTCGATCGGGTTGCCCAGCGAGTCCACCACGCGGCCGAGCAGGGCTTCGCCCACCGGCACTTCGAGGATGCGTCCGGTGCAGCGGACCGTGTCGCCTTCGTTGATGTGGGTGTAGTTGCCCATCACGACGGCGCCGACCGAATCGCGCTCGAGATTGAGCGCCAGGCCATAGGTGTCGCCCGGAAACTCGATCATCTCGCCCTGCATGGCGTCGTCCAGGCCGTGCAGGCGGCAGATGCCGTCGGACACGCTCACCACCGTACCTTCGGTGCGCGCTTCGGAGGAGACTTCGAACTGCTCGACGCGCTTGCGAATCAGTTCGGAAATTTCAGTCGGGTTTAGGGTCTGCTGCATTTTTTGCAATCCTTGAACATTCAATTCATTCCGGTCACCGACCCGTCAGGCGGTCGCGACCGATTCGTTTCAGGCGTTGATTCGCCGGCCCAGCTGCTCGAGACGGCCGCGTACGCTGCCGTCGATCACCTTGTCGCCGGCACGGATGACCGCGCCGCCGATCAGGGACTCGTCGACTTCGACATGCAACTCCACCTCTCGTCCGAATCGCGCCTTGAGGCGCTCCGCGAGCTTGTCCGATTCCGGGCAGTCCATCGGCCTGGCCGAAAATACCTCGACCTTGATGCGATGCTCGGACTCGCGCCGGTACTGCTCGTACTGCGAGGCGATATCAGGCATCAACTCGAGGCGGCCGTTGGCGATGACCACCTTCAGAAAGTTGATAAACGACTCGTCAAACTTGTCCTGGCCGACGCTGGAGATCAGTTCCAGGAGTCGTTCGCCACCGACTCGCGGGTCACCGGAGAGGTAGTGGAGTTCGTCCGTACCGGCAATCTCGGAGGCCAACGCAAGCGCTTCGCTCCAGCGATCAATCGCATTGGCATTGCGCGCCGCCTCGAAGGCGGCACGGGCATAGGGCCGGGCGAGTGTCGTCCGATTGAGCATGAATTACAGCTCCGCGGCCAGCTTGTCGAGCATCTCGCGATGCTGTTTGTCGTCAATCTCTTTCTCGATGACGCGGCCAGCGCCGGCCATGGCCAGCTCGGCGACGCGCTCGCGCAGCGCTTCCCGGGCCTGGTTGGTCGCCTGGCGAATTTCCGCCTCGGCCGCCTGCACCTGCCGATCGCGCTCGGCAATGGCATCCTGCTTGGCCTGTTCGATGAGCTGATTACCGCGCTGACTGGCCTGTTCGATGACTTCGCCTGCTTTACGGCGCGCCTCGCGAATGATCTGCTCGGCCTCAGCGTTGGCCTTGTCCAGCGCCTGCTCGGCTTCTTCAGAATGCGCCAGACCCTCGGCGATCTTGCGCCGGCGCTCTTCCATGGCCTGAGTCAGCGGCGGCCAGACGTACTTCATCGTGACCAGCACCAGCACCAGGAAGGTGCCGGCCTGGCCGATCAGGGTGCCTAGCGAGACATCCATAGCGTTCCCCTGCAGTTATCCGCGATTGGTTTGAGGTCGATGGTCACTCGCGCCGATCAGCTGCCCAGGGCAGCCAGCAGCGGGTTGGCGAACAGCAGCAGGGCGGCAAACGCCACACCGATGATCGACAGGGCGTCGAGCAGACCGGCGATGATGAACATGCGCACCTGCAGCATACCGGCCAGCTCCGGCTGGCGGCTGGCGCCTTCGAGAAACTTGCCGCCAAGCAGGCCGAAGCCGATACCGGTACCAAGGGCGGCAAAGGCAAAGATCAGACCGACGGCAATGGCGGTGCTGGCCTGGATTTGTGCAATTACTTCCACTTTCGTTCTCCTGGTTTAGTGCTGTTTGAGCTTGGGTTGCGTAATGATCGAATCAGTGTTCTTCATACGCCAGCGACAGATAGACAATCGTCAGCGTCATGAAAATGAAGGCCTGCAGCGGCACCACGAGAATGTGGAACACTGCCCAGGCGCCGCCGGGGATAAACTGGATCCACCACGGCAGCATGGCAATCAGGATGAAGATCAGCTCGGCGGCATACAGGTTGCCGAACAGTCGCAGCGCCAGAGAAACCGGCTTGGCGATCAGCTCGACGAGGTTGAGCAGGATGTTGGCCGGCCACAGCAGCGGGTTCTTGCCGAAGGGATGGAACAACATTTCCTTGCCGAAGCCGGCCAGGCCCTTGCCCTTGACCGAGTAAATCAGGATCAGCGCCAGTACCGACAGCGACAGGGCGAACGGCGCGTTGACGTCGGCCGACGGCACCACGCGCAGGTAATCCAGTCCCATCGTGCTCGCGAGCAACGGCAGGTAGTCGACCGGGATCAGGTCCATGACGTTCCACAGGAACACCCACACGAAGATCGTCAGCGCCAGCGGGGCGACGAACTGGCGCGGGCCGTGGAAGCTTTCCTTGACCGAGTTGTCGACGAAATCGACCAGCACCTCGACGAAATTCTGCAGCTTGCCTGGCACGCCGGCCGTGGCCCGGCGGGCAGCCAGCCACATGAACAACAGCATGGCGGCGCCCAGAACCACCGAGAAGAACAGCGTGTCGACGTGGAAAGTCCACAGCCCCTCGCCCACCTTGAGATGCTCGAGGTGGTGCGAAACGTATTCGGTCGGCGAAGTTCCGGCTGCTGCGACTGCAAAACTCACGATCAGGTCGTCCTTGCTCTCAAATCATCACTCAGGCTGTGCGCCCCAGGCGCAGCAGCGCAATCCAGTAAGCCAGCACGGTGGCCACGTATCCAGTCAGTATCGGCACAAAGTAGCCGGCGAACCACTTGGCGACGACGATGAACAGCACCGCCGCCAGCACCAGCTTGAGCGCCATGGCACGATAGAACGCTGCCATCATCCGCGACGGCTCGGCACTGCTCGAGCCCGCACCGGCCCGTAGCGCACTGACTGCTGTCAGCATCACGCCGATGCCACCGCCGACCAGTACGGCCAGTCCCTGCTCGACGCTGACCAGCAGGCCGAAGATGAGCGCGCCGATCACGCTGAGCATCGCCTGCACGCGGAGCAGCCAGGCCACGGTGTGGGCAAATCTCTCCTGCACCAGTCCGGTCCTTTGCCACATTCAACCGGCTCCGCCGACGCGTCTCCGGACCCACCCACGATCGTCACTTCGGCAAAAAAGCCACCGCCGATGCCCGAAGCATCACCGGTGGCCACAAATCCTGTCGATTATAGCAGGGTCAGAAAGCAGGCGGCAAGCCAATTGCCGGCCGCAGGTGAGGCTCAGAGCCCCTGGATGATCTCGAGGGTGAGGGGAAACCCGGCCTGCGGCTCTGTCAGTTCGGCCTCAATCGTGATCCGCTCACCATCACGCATCACCTCCAGGCTCGCCGTCTCACCGCTGCGGCCCAGCAACGCCAGGGCGATGTCAACCGGCCTCGAAACCGCCTCGCCGTCAATGCTGAGCACGACATCGCCATCTTCGAGGCCGAGCTCGTTACCGGAATCGATCCGCAGCACCACCACGCCATCGGCCGTGCCGAAGTAGCGCTCGAGACCGGCATGATTGCTAATCATGTCGCTGTGGCCGACCCGTCCGGGCAGGCCCGGGGGCAGCGGTGGCTTGGGAATGAAATCACCCTGTCTTTCGAGCACCCACACTTCCCGATCCATCTGTGGCGCGCCCGGCGCTGCCGGGCGGGGCGGGCCTTTGATGTCATGCGTGAGTACGCGGATATCACGGGCAGCAGAGGAGACCGTGACGTCCAGGCTGATGCGTTCGCCATCGCGCTCGATCTCGACCGGAACGGTGTCGCCGGCCTCGACGCCTTCCATCGGTTCACGCAAGCTGTCGGGCCGCGATGCATCGACCTCCTGGCCATTGATGGCGATCAGCCGGTCACCGGACCGGATACCGGCCTTGTCGGCGCCGCTGCCGGGCGTGACCGCGACGATTTGATTGGCATCGGCCTCACCACCCAGCAGCACGCCCAGGCGAGCCCGCCCCATGCCCAGACCCCGGACGACCCGGCGATGGATATGCTCTTCCAGTCTGGCCAGTTCGCCTTCCATGTCGTCGAGCGCTCTGAGCCGCTCGACGCGGATATCAATGGCTTCCGTGTCGGCCAGTTTGCGCTGGAGATGTGCCAGTTTCCGGGCGGCCTCGGCCACGTCGCGCCGGGCCTGCTCAAGCTCGGCCCTCAGGTCCTCTTGCTCGGCGGCTTGCTCGGGGGTCGTGGCGGCGTCGGCGTCGACCTGTGCCATCAGCATGGCCGGCGAGACCAGCATCAAGAACGTCAGGGCAATCAGTCGTTTCTGCATTGTCAGTACTCCTGTGGAAGTGGATTTAGGTTCAGATTCTGGCCAGCAGCATGTCGTGTCGCCAGCCGCCGTCGGCGTAGCGCTGATTGAGTTCGGCCAGCAGTTCAATGCGCTGCCGCCACAATTCAGGGTCGGTCGGGGCATGCGCCAGCTGTTCGTCCAGCCAGGCCAGCTCGGCCTCCAGCCAGAGCAGCGACTCGAGTTCGGTACCGTCGACCACGCTCCGGCGCTGATCGGACAGGCGGGCTTCTAGCCAGGCCGAGGTGGCCTGCAATTGGGCCAGCGTTACCTTGCTCGACCCCGTCGCAGCCTGCTGCACGCCGGCCGGGGGCGCCGGCAAACCGACAAACACGCTTGCCAGAACGATCACGGAAATGGCTGCGGCCAGCGCCGAGAGGCGCCGGACCAGGCGTCGTTTCCCGCGCCGGTCCAACTCGTCGGCAATAGCCGGCCAGAGGTCGTCAGGCGGACCGGATCGCTCCAGCCGGGTCAAATCAATGGGTTCATCCATGTTCCATGCTCCTGGCCGACTCCTCGCCAGCCGCTAATCGATTCCTGAGCTTCTCGCGCGCACGCGCCAACCTCGACTTCGACCAGGACACGGTCTGCCCGGCCAGCTCGGCGATCTCGGCGTGCTTCATGCCTTCGGCGTCGTGCAGCCAGACGACCTGGCGGTCGCGCGGATCGAGCATCCCGAAGGCCCGTTCCAGATCGAGGACCGAGTCGTGATCCCGGGACACCGAGGCCTCCTCGACCTGCGGCTGCTCACCGGCCTGCCGGCGATGCTGGTCCATGACCTGGTTGACCAGGATGCGGCGAAACCAGAAACCGAACTGCTCGGCCTGCCTGAGCTGGCCGACACGCTCGAAGGCCAGCACGAAAGCCTGCTGGACCGCATCCCAGGCGCGCGCCTCGCAGCCGCTGAGTCGAACCGCCAGGGTCCAGGCCGGCTGCGAGTACTGGCGGTAGACACGCTCCTGCGTGCGACGACAGCGCCGCTTGAGCGCCGCCAGGGCCAGGTCGTCGATGGGGCTGGAGAGGCTCATGTCGGTCTATAGACGTCCCGGCGGTCGAAAAGGTCGCAGCCGACGGGCAGTAACGCCGGGGAAGCCACCTGAAGAAGTAAAGCCTGCTTGACATAAAGTAAAGTCAGCATTACATTAAGTAAAGCATACTTTACATCAACGAACCTTTTCGGGTTCATGCAATGGAGCAAACCATGCCTTCGATGTCGTTTCAGGAAAAGAGCGCCTGGGGCACCCTGGCCAGCCTGCTGGTGATCGGCGCGCTGTATTTTTCTTCCGTGATCAATCTGTGGCGCGCCGAGCAGCTGCACATGGCCTCACTGTTCGGGCTGGCGGTGGGCTTCACCGTCCTGCTGACCGTCGTGCTGGTGGGCTTTCACCTCATCGTCGCGGCCATCTCGGGAGGCAGGGCCGCGGACGAAGACGAGCGAGATCGCCTGATCGCCTGGCGGGCCGGCCACATCAGCGGCATCGTGCTCGGTGTCGCCGTGGTCTCGGTCGTGTTCATGATCATTGGCGGCGGCATGGTCGGGGACCCGCTCTGGCAGGCGCCGGTGATCATTGCCAACGGCCTGATGGCCGCGGTGTTCCTGTCGACCGTGGTCGAGCTGGCGCTCACCGTCTGGTTCCACCGGCGGGGCATCTGACGTGGCCGGAAGCATTACCAACCGGGTGCGCGAACTGCGCCAGCGCGGGGAAGGCATGACGCAGCAGCAGCTGGCCGAGGCGGTCGGCGTCTCGCGCCAGACCATCATCGCCATCGAGTCCGGGCGCTACAACCCGTCGCTGGAAGTGGCGCTGAAGATCGCTCGCATCTTCGGCCAGCCGGTCGAATCGGCGTTCTGGCTGACCGGTGAGGCCTGACAGGCGTGTGCCGAACTCATCGCCGCCGGTGCTGCACGCACCAGATCGGGCGCGATGCCGGTTCACGGCGGCGCCGGGACCAAGGAACCGCGTCTTGTCCGGTCGCGGCGACCGATGTCAGCGCGTTCGACCAGCGACCGATACGGCACCCTGAGCAGCACCTGTTCGTAGAAAGTCAGATTGAAACCGTGCGAACCCGGCTCCGCATCCAGCACGCCAGCGTTCCAGATTGCTGCCACGGCCTGATCCCACAGCGGATGCGGATCATCCTCATATTGAGCGATTCGATGGATCGCCATCAGCAGGGAGAACGGAATGTCACTCCAGGCAACGCGCTGTCCGACCGGAATCCCCAGCTCGACGAATTCCGCAGCCAGGTTGTCGATCATGGCCACGGCGTAGGGCCGGTAGCGCGCCGCAAGTCGCCGATTGCCGCGATCCCGCAGGGCGGTGTAGGCAGCAACCATTGCCCAGGCGTTCATGCTGTGATACCAGGGCAGCGCATTGTGCCCGTCCCACATCCGGCCAGGCCGGCGAGCAACCGCCGCCAGGTCGGCAAAGCGCATGCCGTCCGTTCCGTCAACGACGCCATCGCCGTCCTGATCCATCAACACACCCGGGACAAGGTTTCGCTCCAGCCGGTCAACCATTGCCTCGCGAAATTCCGCGCGGCCGGTCCATTCGTACAGTTGGGCCAGCAACCAGATGGTCTTGGCCGTGTAGTTGTGGTTGGCCGACAGCGGCTGGGAGGCGGCCCAATCGCCGGCCAGCAGAGCGGATTCGGCGTAGGCCAGCGCGCGGACCGTGTCATCGACCCGCACTGCGGCCTCGATCATCATGCTGCCGACCCATCCGGTATCAAATGCTGAACCGCCGATATCGCCGCGAACGGCGACTGCACCGTCGGCGTCAATCCAGACATGATCTCGAACCGCGAAGCGCAACCCGGCGAAGCGCCCGCCGTCATAGCGCGGACAGCTATTCGGAAACCCGGCACACATCTGTTCGGTGATTTCACCGGCCACGCCGGTCAGCTCGCACCTGTAGTCGCCTTCAGAGAAGTAGTAGCCATAGACGCCTGCATCAGCAACCAGGGGTTCAGGCGCATGCTCGGGCGTGTACTGCTGATCGCGATAGAAATCGGCAATACGTATCAGACTTGCCGTTTCCTCCGGACTTGGCGCATGCTGCGCCCCGGCTTGCCATGCCGCCAGTGCAATCGGCGCCAGCGCCCGTCCGGGCAACGGACAACCCGGCGCCAGATCGGGCAGCCGGGTTTGGTATTGCGCATACCATACGGCGCCAATGTCGGCAGCATCGGGTGGACGAACATTCGGCCGGGAACGGGCCTGGGCGTAGGCGATTTCCGGGCACCCTACACGTTGGCCGCGGGCACGCTTGGCGGTATCGATCGCATGCTGAACACGATCTCGATCACCACTGAGCATGGCCCCCTGAATGGCCACGCGCCCGGCAGTGGACCCGTAAGGGTCGCCGCACGGCGGCTCGGGGGCCGGCCCGCCCAGACAGTAGACTGGCAGCAGGACCAGAGCCCACAATACTTGTCCATGCAGGCAATCTCGACACCAGCAGCGACGGACACATCCAATCATGATCAACTCATTCCGGGTGGGGTCAGATTTGGGTGACCGCTGACCATGATCGATAGGACAGCGCCGGCAACACCGGCCAGCACGGATTCAGTCATCGCTCACGTTGTCCTATCGTCGACGAGGCCGCAGCACTCATGAACATGGACCCAAAGCAGGGCGCCGAGCCCGATGAGATTCGTGCGCTGCTGAACAGCCATCACCAAGACGCCATGCACTGGGCGCTGGCATGCTGTCACTGGAACCGGGACGAGGCCGAGGACGTGCTGCATACGGCTTATGAACGTGTACTCAACGGCAAGGCGCGTTTCAACGGGCAGAGCACTTTTCGCACCTGGCTGTTCGGTGTCATCCGGAACTGCGCCAACGAGTCATTGCGCAGGCTCAAGCGCTGGGTCCTGAATCCGGCAAACCGGACGCCAGACGTTTCCGATCACCCCGACGCCGAGCTCGCAACCCGGCAGGCAGCGCGATTGGTCCGCCAGTCGCTGTGGCAATTGTCGGCAAGGCAGCGCGAATGCCTGACCCTGGTTTTTTACTGCGACATGACCATCGCGCAGGCTGCCGCTGTCATGCAGCTGCCGGTTGGCACCGCGCGGACGCACTACGCACGCGGAAAACAAAAGCTCGCCCGTCTGCTCAAAGGCTACGCCGATGGATGACAACAGCCGGATGATCAAACGCCATTTTCAGGCACTTCGAACCAACACCGACCACCTGGTGGCGCCGCTGGAGCGCGTGCTGACACCGCAGTCAATGCCGCAGCATCGCCGGGCCTGGCGTCTGAGCTGGTCCACGGCAGCGGCCATGGCGCTCGCGGCAATCGCCTGGCTGGCCACCACCGGGCCCGAGCCGTTGCGACTTGAAACCGGCCCGTTTTCCGGCCCGACCGATTTTCTGCTGGCCGATGCCCGACGAGACGATCTGTCGCGCACACCGTCTATTCATACTGTCAATACGGAGAAAACAGTCCATGACCAGCCCGACCTCTGACGACGGGCCTCGGCTCGCCCGCCGTGCCCGTCTCCTCTCGGCCCTGCCGCTGCTGCTGTTGCTGTCAGTGACGCAGCCCGCTCAATCGTCCAGTCTCGAAATGGCGCTCAGGATGCACATGGCTGCGCCGGAGACCGTCGTCCGGAAAGCGGACGCCATCGATCTGTCCCCGGCACATCAAACCCGTTTGCGCGAAATCGTGCGCCGCTCCCGCGCAGACATCACCGACCTGGAGCTGGACCTGATCGCCGCCCAGGAACGGCTGATCGAGACGATCCGGTCCGGCCTGTCAGACGAAGCAGCGATTCTTGAGCATTTCGACCGGGTCCTGTCACTGGAAAGCCGCATCAAGCATCGACACTTCGCAATGTGGCTTCGGGTCAACCAACTGCTTACCGACAAACAGCGCCAGCAGCTGCTCGAAGCCGTTGACTGAGCGGCCGCAACGAACCACTCGGCGAAGCGCCGGCTGAACCGGCCAGCGGTGGGACGGTGTCACTGTGTATCAGTCGTGCCGGCGGGGCGCAGCGGCTTACCGCCGAAACCGTTCCAGCAGGCCGTCGAGTTCGTCGAGACTGGTGTAGCGGATGGTGACCTGGCCCTTGCCCGAGCTCAAGTGCTTGACGCTGACCGGCGCACAGAGGGTTTCGGTCAGCTCCTGTTCCAGGCGTTCGATATCGGCCGACTTGCGCTCGGGCTTCGATTTCTTCGCCTCGGGCTGGCCTTCGCGCATGCGCCGCACCAGGGCCTCGGTCTGGCGTACCGACAGGTCTTTGTCGACCACCTCGCGCGCCGCGCGGATCTGGTCGGCGCGCTCCAGGGTGAGCAGGGCACGCGCATGTCCCATATCGAGCTCACGTCGGTCGACCAGCTCGCGAACCTCCGGCGCCAGCTCCAGCAACCGAAGCAGGTTGGTCACCGCCGCACGGGAGCGGCCGACTGAACGCGCCGCCTGTTCATGGGTCAGTTCGAACTCGTCGATCAGGCGGCGGATCGCACCGGCTTCTTCGAGCGGATTGAGATCCTCGCGCTGGATGTTTTCGATGAGCGCCAGCGCCAGCGTGGCCTCGTCGGCGATCTCACGCACCAGCGCGGGAATGGTGTTCAGTCCGGCCATGCGCGAAGCGCGCCAGCGCCGTTCTCCCGCGATCAGTTCAAAGCGGCCAGGCTGGGCCAACGGACGAACGACGACCGGCTGGACCAGCCCCTGCACCCGGATCGAGTCGGCCAGCTCCTGCAGCCGGTCCGGGTCCATGGCAGACCGGGGCTGGTAGCGCCCCGGCTCGATGACGTCGAGAGACAGCTCCCTGAGCCCCTCAAGCTGGCCGTCCAGGCTGGCACTCTCGGCCGCAGCGCGGGTCTTGCCAAGCAGGGAGTCCAACCCGCGACCGAGCGGTTTTTTCTTGCGCGAGGCAGCCATGGTCACTGCACCCCCTGGCGCCGCAGGTATTCGCCGGCCAGGCCCAGGTAGGCGATGGCGCCGCGCGAGTCGGGGTCGTACTGGATGACCGACTGACCATAGCTCGGCGCCTCGGCCACGCGCACGTTTCGCGGCACCACCGTCTCGTAGAGCTTGCTGCCGAAATGCTCGTGCAGCTGACGCGAGACTGCGCCGGAGAGATTGTTGCGAACGTCGTACATGGTGCGTACCAGCCCCTCGATTTCCAGTCCCGGGTTGACCGAACCCTGAATCTGCTCGATGGTGTTGAGCAGCGCGGTCAGCCCTTCCAGCGCATAGTACTCGCACTGCATCGGGATGAGCACCCGGTCGGCCGCCGTCAGCGCGTTGAGCGTAAGCACGTTGAGGGCTGGCGGGCAGTCGATGATGACGTGGTGGTAGCGGCCGGCCTCGCCGGCCAGCGCCTCGCGCAGAACGCCCGCCCGATCCTCGCGCTCCATCAGCGCCACTTCGGCAGCGGTCAGGTCGCCGTTGGCCGGCACCAGATCGAAACCCATGGCGGGCACCGGCACGATCGCCTCGGCCAGGCGACAGTCTCCCAGCAGCACGTCACACAGGGTGTCATCCTGTTCACCCAGCTCGATGCCGGAACCGGTGGTGGCGTTGCCCTGCGGATCGATATCGATCAGCAGCACCCGCCGTTTGAGTTCGGCCAGGCCAGCGGCCAGATTAAGTGCCGTGGTGGTCTTGCCCACGCCGCCCTTCTGATTGGTCACGGCCACGATACGGGCCCGTTTTTCGGTCATGATTGGTCCACGATGATCAAGCTGCGGGCGCCACCCGCGCCGGGAACGTCCAGTTCAATAGGCTCGACATTGTACGCGTTGGACAGGGCCTGGCACTCGGCAAACGGCAATCGACCCTTCATCGCCAACAGGGTTGCGCCAGCATCAAGCAGATGGCCAAGCTGGTCAACCAGGCGCGGCAGCGGCGCCAGCGCACGGGCCACCACGCAGTCTGGCGGCGGCTCCAGCGACAGTGTTTCCAGTCTTGCCTGGATCGGTTCGATGTTATTC
This DNA window, taken from Pseudomonadota bacterium, encodes the following:
- a CDS encoding ParA family protein, which produces MTEKRARIVAVTNQKGGVGKTTTALNLAAGLAELKRRVLLIDIDPQGNATTGSGIELGEQDDTLCDVLLGDCRLAEAIVPVPAMGFDLVPANGDLTAAEVALMEREDRAGVLREALAGEAGRYHHVIIDCPPALNVLTLNALTAADRVLIPMQCEYYALEGLTALLNTIEQIQGSVNPGLEIEGLVRTMYDVRNNLSGAVSRQLHEHFGSKLYETVVPRNVRVAEAPSYGQSVIQYDPDSRGAIAYLGLAGEYLRRQGVQ
- a CDS encoding ParB/RepB/Spo0J family partition protein encodes the protein MAASRKKKPLGRGLDSLLGKTRAAAESASLDGQLEGLRELSLDVIEPGRYQPRSAMDPDRLQELADSIRVQGLVQPVVVRPLAQPGRFELIAGERRWRASRMAGLNTIPALVREIADEATLALALIENIQREDLNPLEEAGAIRRLIDEFELTHEQAARSVGRSRAAVTNLLRLLELAPEVRELVDRRELDMGHARALLTLERADQIRAAREVVDKDLSVRQTEALVRRMREGQPEAKKSKPERKSADIERLEQELTETLCAPVSVKHLSSGKGQVTIRYTSLDELDGLLERFRR